From Apis mellifera strain DH4 linkage group LG5, Amel_HAv3.1, whole genome shotgun sequence, the proteins below share one genomic window:
- the LOC113218803 gene encoding uncharacterized protein LOC113218803 gives MYFFIKIQNTQIFGVKQIFRYIFNDSIKYNTWKQSKFINKFLKNKLKRYSIENINPTTYVAENKISVHTQRRMNVLNKVFMEHITDMISTGEVEPEILNRNIEISHVKITPNFKLINVYWIDNNEKLDTEELLQKCAFQLRHKLSQLRVVGIVPPIQFVKCKNIVKKIEEKLKIIQLEENYIQSPYPDAIHHTITASDDVHNNEEDKFSIIIPIMKHDVFGLDHFRIMSKIKNSLNKSLKKQTININSHSNPLSQSDVKNSSNFLIDNDHRKEFDKFLNERRKEQRKKNKRKYCKLNDFIYNFEEQDVNNNIEDNYDDFAENDYDFDENDSIYDEFKKNAHENMLK, from the exons atgtatttttttattaaaatacaaaatacacaaatatttggtgtaaaacaaatatttagatatattttcaatgattccataaaatataatacatggaAGCAAAGCaagtttataaacaaatttttaaaaaataaattaaaaag gtattcaatagaaaatataaatcctaCTACTTATGTagcagaaaataaaatttctgtgCATACACAACGAAGAATGAATGTTCtgaataaagtttttatgGAACATATTACAGATATGATATCAACTGGAGAAGTGGAacctgaaattttaaatagaaatatagaaatttcacATGTAAAAATAACTCCAAACTTTAAacttattaatgtttattggatagacaataatgaaaaattggacACTGAAGAACTATTACAAAAATGTGCTTTTCAATTAAGACATAAATTATCTCAACTTCGTGTAGTGGGCATTGTACCTCCTATTCAATttgttaaatgtaaaaatattgtaaaaaaaatagaagaaaaattgaaaatcatacaGCTTgaggaaaattatatacaaagtcCATATCCAGATGCTATACATCATACTATTACTGCTTCTGACGATGTACATAATAATGAAGAAGACAAATTCAGTATAATTATACCTATAATGAAACATGATGTATTTGGATTAGATCACTTTCGAATCATGTCAaag attaaaaattcattaaataaatcattaaaaaaacaaacaataaatataaattcacattCAAATCCACTTTCTCAGTCTGATGTAAAAAAtagttcgaattttttaattgataatgatcatcgaaaagaatttgataaatttttaaatgaaagacgaaaagagcaaagaaaaaaaaataagagaaaatattgtaaattaaatgattttatttacaattttgaagaacaagatgttaataataacattgaaGATAATTATGATGATTTTGCTGAAAATGATTatgattttgatgaaaatgattctatttatgatgaatttaaaaaaaacg cacATGAAAATATGCTAAAATAG
- the LOC552611 gene encoding protein ABHD4 isoform X2, whose protein sequence is MLRAAEKKILSCLRTAYRGWYVDIGPVVGTSDKIWTISLNEESTKTPIVLLHGLGAGVALWCLNLDALASQRPVYAIDILGFGRSSRPVFSNEAQEAESQLVRSIEEWRREMQLEKFVLLGHSMGGFLAASYSMQYPERIKHLILADPWGFPERPVDRISRVPMWVKVIAYVIEPLNPLWPVRVAGPFGQWLIEKTRPDIVKKFAPILKDDTAVISQYLHQCNAQTPSGESAFHAMMQHFGWAKNPIVKRMDKLNPEIPITLLYGSRSWVDNSSWETLKQARASSYINVQAITGAGHHVYADKSEIFNKYVLEACNLSDSISHLTASDIRSNSKSINEQQISLILTNEEVDSKTAKGQELNTP, encoded by the exons ATGTTACGTGCTgcggagaaaaaaattctttctt GTTTGAGAACAGCATATAGAGGATGGTATGTGGATATAGGACCAGTTGTAGGAACATCAGATAAGATATGGACCATTTCTTTGAATGAAGAATCAACAAAAACACCAATTGTCTTATTACATGGTTTAGGTGCAGGTGTGGCATTGTGGTGTTTAAATCTTGATGCATTGGCTTCTCAAAGGCCAGTATATGCTATTGATATAttag gtTTCGGTAGAAGTAGTCGTCCTGTTTTTAGTAACGAAGCTCAAGAAGCTGAGAGTCAATTAGTTCGCTCTATTGAGGAATGGAGAAGAGAAATGCagttagaaaaatttgtactGTTAGGTCATTCAATGGGTGGTTTTCTTGCAGCATCATATAGCATGCAATATCCCGAAAGAATTAAACACCTGATTCTTGCCGATCCATGGGGTTTTCCGGAAAGACCTGTAGATCGAATTTCCAGAGTTCCTATGTGGGTAAAAGTTATAGCATATGTAATCGAACCATTAAACCCACTTTGGCCAGTCAGAGTAGCTGGTCCATTTG gacagtggttaattgaaaaaacaagaccagatatagtaaaaaaatttgcaccTATATTAAAAGATGATACTGCTGTGATTTCACAATATTTACATCAATGTAATGCTCAAACACCATc tggtGAGAGTGCATTTCATGCAATGATGCAACATTTTGGCTGGGCCAAAAATCCTATTGTTAAAAGAATGGATAAATTAAATCCAGAAATTCcaataactttattatatgGTAGTCGATCTTGGGTTGATAATTCATCTTGGGAAACACTTAAGCAAGCTAGAGCATCATCTTATATTAATGTTCAg gcTATAACAGGCGCAGGGCATCATGTTTATGCtgataaaagtgaaattttcaataaatatgtattagaaGCATGTAATCTAAGTGATTCCATATCCCATTTAACAGCATCAGATATTCGATCAAACTCTAAGTCTATAAATGAAcaacaaatttcattaattttaacaaacgaGGAAGTTGATTCTAAAACCGCGAAAGGACAGGAATTGAACACGCCATAA
- the LOC552611 gene encoding protein ABHD4 isoform X1, which produces MADYEIVKSKSWFWEWFSWSGSSSTMLRAAEKKILSCLRTAYRGWYVDIGPVVGTSDKIWTISLNEESTKTPIVLLHGLGAGVALWCLNLDALASQRPVYAIDILGFGRSSRPVFSNEAQEAESQLVRSIEEWRREMQLEKFVLLGHSMGGFLAASYSMQYPERIKHLILADPWGFPERPVDRISRVPMWVKVIAYVIEPLNPLWPVRVAGPFGQWLIEKTRPDIVKKFAPILKDDTAVISQYLHQCNAQTPSGESAFHAMMQHFGWAKNPIVKRMDKLNPEIPITLLYGSRSWVDNSSWETLKQARASSYINVQAITGAGHHVYADKSEIFNKYVLEACNLSDSISHLTASDIRSNSKSINEQQISLILTNEEVDSKTAKGQELNTP; this is translated from the exons ATGGCAGATTATGAAATTGTCAAATCGAAAAG ctGGTTTTGGGAATGGTTTAGCTGGTCTGGCTCATCTTCAACTATGTTACGTGCTgcggagaaaaaaattctttctt GTTTGAGAACAGCATATAGAGGATGGTATGTGGATATAGGACCAGTTGTAGGAACATCAGATAAGATATGGACCATTTCTTTGAATGAAGAATCAACAAAAACACCAATTGTCTTATTACATGGTTTAGGTGCAGGTGTGGCATTGTGGTGTTTAAATCTTGATGCATTGGCTTCTCAAAGGCCAGTATATGCTATTGATATAttag gtTTCGGTAGAAGTAGTCGTCCTGTTTTTAGTAACGAAGCTCAAGAAGCTGAGAGTCAATTAGTTCGCTCTATTGAGGAATGGAGAAGAGAAATGCagttagaaaaatttgtactGTTAGGTCATTCAATGGGTGGTTTTCTTGCAGCATCATATAGCATGCAATATCCCGAAAGAATTAAACACCTGATTCTTGCCGATCCATGGGGTTTTCCGGAAAGACCTGTAGATCGAATTTCCAGAGTTCCTATGTGGGTAAAAGTTATAGCATATGTAATCGAACCATTAAACCCACTTTGGCCAGTCAGAGTAGCTGGTCCATTTG gacagtggttaattgaaaaaacaagaccagatatagtaaaaaaatttgcaccTATATTAAAAGATGATACTGCTGTGATTTCACAATATTTACATCAATGTAATGCTCAAACACCATc tggtGAGAGTGCATTTCATGCAATGATGCAACATTTTGGCTGGGCCAAAAATCCTATTGTTAAAAGAATGGATAAATTAAATCCAGAAATTCcaataactttattatatgGTAGTCGATCTTGGGTTGATAATTCATCTTGGGAAACACTTAAGCAAGCTAGAGCATCATCTTATATTAATGTTCAg gcTATAACAGGCGCAGGGCATCATGTTTATGCtgataaaagtgaaattttcaataaatatgtattagaaGCATGTAATCTAAGTGATTCCATATCCCATTTAACAGCATCAGATATTCGATCAAACTCTAAGTCTATAAATGAAcaacaaatttcattaattttaacaaacgaGGAAGTTGATTCTAAAACCGCGAAAGGACAGGAATTGAACACGCCATAA